GTATGGTTTGGATGCAAGCTTGAAAAAAGACCTTCCACGCATCACAAAATTATTAGACAAGCTTCCTTTTTATTCAACAACAACGCCTACAACATTAAATGCATATGCAGAAGGTGCTTTATTTAAGCCGGGGCATGCGCCGCAAATAGGCAATGGTTCTGCGGGTGCTGTTTATATTGATGATTTTGAAGGAAGCGCTACGGGTATTGATCTGCGATTCCCTGCTATCAGCTGGGCATTGGCATCTACGCCATTAGGTGCTACAGATGCGAATGGAAATGAATTATTCCCTGAAGCAGGATTATTAAATAACCTTGATTATGGAAAAAACAGGGCTAAGCTGGCATGGTACCAGATAGAGCCTACATTACAACAATACCAGGGAACCAACAATCCACTGGGAACGAACCGTGCAGAGTTAAGTGATCCACGGGTGCGTATTGTTTATCAGAACGAGATCTTCCCGCAAAAAACAACCGACTTTGGACAAAGCCAGTTGGTAACATTCGATCTGGCTTATTATCCCAAAAACAAAGGACCTTATAATTTTGATATAACCAACATTAATAACGATAACACATTAAAAAATCCTGAAACAAGATGGGGTGGCTTAATGCGCAGCATTGATCAAACAGATTTTGAAACAGCCAATATTCAATTCATTGAATTCTGGATGCAGGATCCATATATAAGCAATAAGGTAAATCCTGCTCCGGGAAAACTATATTTCAACTTAGGAGATATTTCGGAAGATATTCTAAAAGACGGAAGACGTTTTTATGAGAATGGCTTACCAACACCTACAACACCTTCGCAGGTTGATAATTCTGTTTGGGGCAAATCGCCACGCAATCCAATTCAGCCAACCAACGCATTCAGTAATAATGCTGATGAAAGAGCTTTCCAGGATGTTGGTTTTGATGGCTTACCGGATGATTCTGAAAGAGTACAAAACAGTAGTTACTTACTTGCCTTGCAAACCCAGGTAAGCGGTGCTGCATTGCAAGCTGCTAATAATGATCCGGATGGTGATGATTACAGGCATTACCGCGATGCTGCATTTACAGGAAATGATGGTATCTTAAGCAGGTACAAAGATTTTAATAGTCCTGAAGGCAACTCGCCTGTGAATACCGGAAGCGCCTATTCTACTGCAGCAACATTATATCCTGATGGAGAAGATCTGAACCGTGACAATACGATGAATGAAACGGAACAGTATTTTCAATATGTGGTAAATATTGCGCCATCCAATGATCCAAGCGGTGTAATGGAAATTGGAAAGAATTTCATTGTTGATAAAAAAACGGTAGTAGTACATCCTGCGGATGGTTCAACAAGACCTGAAACATGGTACCAGTTCCGTATTCCTATTAGTGCGTATAATAATAAAGTAGGTAGTATTTCCGACTTTAAATCCATTCGTTTTATGCGCATGTTCTTGACAGGATTTTCGGATAGCATCGTGTTGCGTTTTGGTGAATTGCAATTAGAAAGAAATACCTGGAGAAATTATCAATATCAATTAGATTCTTCAGGCAACTATACACCTATTAACGACCAGGCAACTTTCAATGTAGGTTCTGTTAATATCGAACAAAATGATCAGCGTGCTCCATTACCTTATCGTACGCCTAAAGATATTCAACGTCAGCAGGTGCAAAGTAATAATGGTGTGAACTTATTATTGAACGAACAAAGTATGACGTTGCAGTTCTGTAGTTTGCCACAAGGTGCTTCACGAGGTGTATTTGAAACATTTGCCCAAAGAGATTTCAGATCATACGGTAATTTAGCAATGTACATTCATGCTGAAGCTAATCAAAAATTAGGAGGCGATCTGAAAGATACCGACATGGTAGCTATTGTAAGGATCGGTTCTGATTTTGTAAACAACTATTACGAAATTAAGATACCATTATATCTTACACCACTGGCAGCAGGTTCATTAAACCCTGATACAGATACCTATAACGATACCTTGTGGCGATCGATCAATAATTTAAATTTAGATCTGTCCTTATTACCACAATTAAAAGAACAACGAAATATAAATGGCAATGCAGGACATTTATATAGCCAGTTGCAATCCAACGGTCAAACCTATTCTATTTTAGGAGATCCTAACCTGGGAGAGGTGGATGGTGTTTTAATTGGTGTAAAGAACGTACATAACTCCAGCGCCTGTGGTGAGATGTGGGTAGACGAATTGCGTTTATCTAACATTAACGAACATGGTGGTTACGCTGCGGTTGGTAAATTAGATATGAACCTTGCAGACCTGGGTACGATCAGTGCTTCTGTAGCAACACACTCCAATGGCTTTGGAACATTAGAGCAAAAAGCCAATGAACGTTTCAGAGATGATTATACGCAATTTGATGTAGCTGCCAATTTGGAACTGGGTAAGCTATTACCTAAAAAAGCAGCTATCTCTATTCCTGTTTTTGCAAGCTATACACAATCGGTCAGCACTCCGGAGTATGATCCATATGACCTTGATATTAAACTGCAGGATAAGCTGGATGCTGCACAATCAAGCCAGGCAAGAGATTCCATACGCAATAATGCTGTTACATTCAACAGTACAAAAACCATCAACTTTACCAACGTAAAGAAAAATAAAACCAATAATAAAAAATCCAAGATATACGATATCTCCAACTTCGATCTGAGTTATTCATTTATTCAAATAAGCTCACATGATCCGTTAACGGAGTATAATGATATAACAAGGCACAGGGCGAATATCGGTTACAATTTCACATCACAACCTTCATACATCGAACCATTTAAAAAATTGAAATTCTTTAAAAAGAAAAACAAATCGCATTGGCTCGACCTGGTGAAAGATTTTAATTTCAATCTTGTTCCCTCTCAAATAAGTTTCAGAACAGATATCCAACGCCAGTTTGGGGTGTTGAAGCCACGTTCAATCGGGATAAGCAAGTACGATGTTCCTGAAACATACAACAAGTACTTTACCATGGAACGTGATTATATTTTCCGTTGGAATTTGACACGCTCACTCAACTTTAATTTGAATGCAGTTAATAACTCAAGAGTAGATGAACCATACGGACGTATTGACACAAAAGCAAAAAGCGATACGCTTTGGAATAATTTCTGGGACGGAGGAAGAAACACTAATTTTAATCAAACAGCGGATTTCTCTTATACCTTACCAACTTCCAAATTCCCTGCATTGGATTGGACAACGGTTAATTTAAAATACCAGGCTACCTACCAGTGGATAGGAGCATCATTGGCGGCTACTACCTTAGGCAATATATTAGAAAATGGCCAGCAGCAGGAAGCCACTGCGCAGCTTGATTTTACAAGATTGTATAATAAGTCTAAATTTTTAAGGGCATTGGATATGCCACAGGTGAAGAAAGAAAAAGCAGAAGTTAAAACCAAAACAGATACACTATTCCGGTTTGTTAGAAGAGACAGTATTAAGGTAAAAGAGATAAAACGTATTCGCACACGCAAAATAAAAGATCCGAACGCGATGCCTTATGTTGGCTTAGGTGCAAGGATATTCGGCAAGCTGCTTACCAGCATAAAACAAGTTAATATTTCACTTTCAGAAAATGCGAATACCCGTTTGCCGGGCTACACAGATAGCACACAATATGTTGGGCAGGATTGGAAAAGTATGCAGCCGGGCTTAGGCTTTATATTGGGACAACAACCGGATACCAGTTGGCTAAATGCTGCAGCTTCAAAAGGATTAATAACAAAGGACACTAATTTTAACAGCTTATTCCAGCAAACCTATACACAGCGGTTAACCTTAACTGCTCAATTAGAACCCGTAAGAGATCTGAACATAAGCATTAACGTTAGTAAGTCGTTCAATAAAAATTATTCTGAAACATTTAAATATGCAGATACCACCAACCAGGGGTTAAACTATCACTTCGGACATTTAACACCTTATACCGGTGGCGGCTTTGATATAAGTTATATTTCATTCGGAACGTTGTTTGGTCATTTCGATCCAAATCAGATATCTCAAACCTTTATCAATTTTGAAAATTACCGGAAAACGATATCGAAACGTTTGGGAATAGCTAATAAATATAATGTGGATGGCGCAAATGGCGCTAATACGTTGCCCGATGCGGAAGGATATTATTATGGATATAGTAAATATGCAACAGATGTATTGATCCCGGCATTTATTGCAGCTTATTCAGGAAAAGATCCTAACTCGGTCGGTTTATTAAATCAAAGCAACGCGAATATAAAATCCAATCCATTTAGTAATTTTTTACCGGAGCCTAACTGGAAGATCGATTACAACGGGTTAAGTAAGATAAAAGGATTTGATAAAATATTTACCAGCTTTACATTATCCCATGGTTACACAGGTGATCTGAGTATGAATGGATTTACATCAGCGTTATTATACCAGGATGTATCGCGTTATGGCTATCCATCTTTCTATGACCCGGGTTCTAAAAACTACGTTCCTTATTTCCTGGTGCCGAATATTACCATACAGGAACAGTTTTCTCCTTTAATTGGTATGGATATGACATTTACCAATCAATGGCAGGTTAAGTTCGAATATATTAAACAACGTACACTAAGTTTAAGTTTGGTCGATTATCAATTGAGTGAAACACGCTCTACAGAGTTTTCATTTGGTGCAGGTTATCGGAAACGTGGATTGAAATTGTTAGCCGGGTTGAATCTTCCTAAGTTTTTAAGCAAATCAGGGGGTAACAAACTGGATAATGAAATTAATTTTAGGGTAGATGTAAGAGTTAGAGATAATGCTACATCTAACAGTTGGCTCGACCAGGATAGTAAATATGCAACTTCAGGAAGTAAGGAAATAACAATATCTCCAACGGTAGATTATTATCTTAATAGTAAGGTAAACATCAAGCTTTACTTTGATCAGCGGCAGGTAATACCATATGTATCTTCCAGTGCTCCTATTACCACTACACGGGCGGGAGTACAGGTGAGGATATCATTAGCACAATAAAAATTTAATAGTAATAAAAAATAAGGAGTGAATATTCACTCCTTATTTTTTTAATGCTTCCCTTACTTTGGGCGCTATTTTAGTTCCGTAAATTTCAATAGACTTCATCATAGATTGATGAGAAGGTGCGCCAACATCCATATGCGCTGAAAAACGTGTTAGTCCGAATATTTCATGTAAGTATAAAATTCTATCAATCGCTTCTGATGCATCACTAATAATTAATGCTCCCTCTTTGCTTCTTCCGAAATCAAATTGAGAACGCTGATACGATTGCCAGCCGCGGCTTTTACCAACTCTGTCCATTTGTGCTGCATAAGAAGGATAAATTTCATCTGCTATCTCTTTGCTATCATCTCCAAAGAAAGCATGTACATGCACACCTACCTCAAATTTATTCATATCATGTTTAAAGTGCTGGTAGGCTTCTTTATAATAATTAAACAATGGAACAAATTGAGATGGAGAACCACCGATAATGGCAAATACTACCGGCAATCCATACTTTGCAGCCCGTACAACAGATTCAGGAGTGCCACCTACAGCCACCCATATTTTTAAATTATCGTTTACTGCTCTTGGTAAGATCAATTGATTATTTAAGTCGGGTCTTAATTTTCCTTTCCAGGTGATCGGATTCTCTTTATTTAATTTAACTAAAAGCTCCAGCTTTTCTTCAAACAGTTCCTCATAATTTTTAAGATTATAACCATAAACAGGAAACGATTCAATAAAACTTCCACGACCGGCTACTAATTCCGCCCTTCCGTTACTAAGTTGGTCTATAGTTGCAAAGCTTTGATATAATCTTACTGGATCAGAAGAGCTTAATACAGATACTGCACTTCCAAGTTTTATATGTTTAGTTACAGAAGAAGCTGCTGCCAATACGATCTCCGGAACAGAAACAGCATATTCTTCGCGGTGATGTTCACCAATGCCAAAGAAATCAAGACCTACTTCATCCATCAATTTTATTTCTTCTATCAATTGCTGCAATCTTTCTCCGGATGATTGAATCTTTCCGTCTTGGGCAATTTGCAGATCGCCGAACATATCTATACCTAATTCCATGTGTATTTTTTAATGAAGTTAAATGCTTAAAGCTAAAACAGGAATACTATATACAAATAGCAAAGTGAAGTTGTTTAAAATGGAGGGTATCTAATCAAGTTTTATATAAGTATCAGTATTTTCCGGTGTTTCTTTTTTGATCCATTTTTTGTGCTTATAACAGTAAAGGGATTGAATTTTTAATAGGCGGCTATTTTCAAAACGAATTAATTTTTTAAAATACCTTCTTCTTTTATCGCCTTCAATAATTATAATAGCGGGGTTGGTAGAGTTGTCAAGCGCATAAACAACTGTAAATAATTTTTTATTTTCTACCATTACATCGTAATGACTGCTGTCGATAAAATGTATTGTTTCAAATTGATCAATATTTGTCCAGTAAGTGCCAATTAGTTTGGTATAAGTTACAGACTGGCTATGCACGCTGATGGCTGAAAATATTACTATCGGTAATAGATATAGCTTTTTCATTGGGAAAGTTTTATCAGGTTGTATTCTTATAATAAAGATTGCGATCGGGTTAAATAGGATGCATTGATAGCCTTTTAGAATTGTTGACATAGATTAAATATTTCAGTTACAGTGGCAGGGGGATTTTCCCATTTTAAAAAAAGTAATCCATTATTATGTTCGCATTACGATTAGATTTTAAAAATGAGAGTAATTCGACACATCCCTGTATTACTGCTAATTCAATTGCTTTATAACAGCGTTAAAGCACAAAATTTTGCATTCAATAATAGCGGAGCATTGCCTGATACAAGTGCAATCGTAGATGTTACCAGCACTACAAAAGGTTTTTTGTTGCCTCGAATGACATCTTCGCAAGCGGCATTAATACCAAAGCCGGCTAAAGGATTGTTGCTTTATAATCAAGATATTGATGCGTTGCAATTAAATATCGGTACTTCTGCCAGCCCATCATGGCAAACGGTATCTTTTTTAAAAAATAGTTGGTTGGTTACAGGGAACAGCGGTATACCATCTGCGTCCAGGTTTATTGGTACTACGGATAGCGTGAGCTTACGTTTTCGTACCAATAATATAGCTAGAATGGTAATTGACAGTTTGGGAAGTGTAGGAATTGGTACCGCAACACCTAATGCAGCTGCTAAATTAGATATTAGCGGAAATGTTAAGCTGGGAACAACGGGAACAGTTATTAAAAACATAATTGCTTTTTCATCCACAATAAGCTCAACAGCTATCAATGCACCTAATACATCTGCTCTTAATGTGGCAGGTGTTAGCGTATTGGGAAGTTATTCAGCATCAGTTACAGATGTAACGGTCAATATTCCTTCGGGTAGTCAGCCTGGTACTACATCTGCAGTAGTGAATGTTTCACCCGGCTTCGATCTGCCGACAGGTGTTAGCATTGCATCGGCACGGCTCATTTCTTCTACCCAACTTAAAATACGTTTTTTAAATGCAGGTTCTGCAGCACAGTCACTAACAGGAATTCTTTACATTACCATTACGGAGTTTTGATATTCATAACCATTTAACCGAATTGTACTTTTGGGGCTTAGTAAAACAAAGAGGGAGCAAATCCCTCTTTTATTGTTTTTGTAAAAATGGCTGAATTATTGTTATACCTTGTTTATACTTTAAACTATAGGATATGAAAAAAGAAAATAAAAAGCACAGTAATTCTGAAGAAGACAAAAAATTTCCATTGCCGATCTATGATAAATCGGAAGATATTTATAATCAGCAAAAAGAACTGCCCCTGGATGAACAAAAGAATGAAGATGATAGATCGTTAGATGAAGGGCTTGATATACCAGGTGCGGAATTAGACGACGACAATGAAAAGATCGGTGAAGAGGATGAAGAAAACAACTATTATAGTTTAGGAGGAGATGACCATAATGATCTGGAAGAAGAGAAAGAATAAAGTTTACGGCAAAGGTTAAAGAATGCTCCTAGTGCATAAGTGATTAGTGATATTTTCTGATCTAAAAAGAAAAATTAGTTCCTCACCGGCTTACCGCCTTTCAATACACTTTGTATTCTTTCCAGCGTTTTCTTTTCGCCGCAAAGACTAAGAAATGCCTGGCGTTCAAGATCGAGTAAATATTGTTCGCTTACTACTGATTGCTCACTCAGATCACCGCCGCACATTACATAAGCTAATTTTTTTGTGATCAACACATCATGATCAGTAGCGCAGTTGCCACGCCACATTCCATTGATGCCTGCATACAAAGCGCCAAGCGCTGAGCGCCCCAATACTTTAATATCATTACGTGGAGCAGGTGCTACATATCCGTCATCGAACAATTCAATTACTGCTTTTTTTGCTTCTGCAATTCTTCGGGATTGGTTGATGCAAACAATATCCCTGTCTTTTTTATAGATGCCCAGATCGAATGCTTCCTGCGCAGATGTACTAACCTTTGCTGTTGCAATAGTAATGAAACGATTCATTAAGGTAATCGTTTCTGGTTCGTTGTGATGCATTTCATCGGCAGCACGTAACGCAAACTCTTTGCTGCCACCACCCGCAGGAATAACACCCACACCAACTTCCACCATGCCGATATATGTTTCTGCAGCAGGAATAATTTTGTCTGCATGCAAATTCAATTCGCAAGCACCACCTAATGTTAAGCCGTGCGGTGCTACTACAACAGGGATAGAGGAATAACGCACTTTCATCATCGTATTTTGAAAAGTGCGTACTGCCATATCCAATTCATCAAACTCCTGTTCAACAGCATACATAAAGAAGATGCCAACGTTTGCGCCTGCAGAAAAATTGTTACCACTATTGGCAATCACCAATCCTTTATATTTTTCTTCTGCCAATGAAACAGATTTGCTGATGCCTTCCAATACTTCGCCGCCAATGGTTCCCATTTTAGTATACCATTCTAAACCAAGCACATCATTACCTAAATGATACGTACGACAGGCGCTGTTTTTCCAAACGGTATCGTTCTCGAAATTTTTCATTACTATAAACGCTTCACCACCGGGAATTGGCTTGTATGCTTTGGAACGAACGTCGTAATATAAACGCTTTCCGTTTTCTACTTTATAAAAAGAAGTAATTCCTTTTGCTAACATTTCTTCTACCCATGGAGAAATTTTGAAACCAGCAGCTTTCATTGCTTCCGTGGTTTTTGTAACGCCTAAAGCATCCCAAGTCTCAAATGCGCCTATTTCCCAACCAAAGCCTGCCATCATTGCATCATCCAATCTATATAGCTCATCACTTATTTCAGGAATGCGATGTGATATGTAGGAAAATAAATTGGAATGAAACTGGCGGTAAAATTCACCGGCTTTATCTTGTCCCACAAATAATGTTTTGATCCTTGTTTTTAGCTCATCAATTGGTTTGGCTGTTTCAACTGTTGCAAACTTTGCTTTAGTTCGGGGTTTGTATTCAAATGTTTTTAGATCGAGTGTTAATATCTCGCTTTCGCCGGAAGCATTTTTTATCTTTTTAAAGAAACCTTGTTTGGTTTTATCTCCCAACCAACTGTTCTCTACCATTTTATTCAACCAGGAAGGAATGGTAAAGATTTCTTTCGCTTCATCATCCGGGCAATTATCATGTACTCCTTTAGCCACTTTAACCAATGTGTCAATTCCCACTACATCAGCAGTTCTAAAAGTAGCTGATTTAGGTCGGCCTATGATCGTCCCGGTTAACGCATCTACTTCGTCTATGCTTAACTGTAACGCATCAATCAATTTAAAAATTGACATGATACTGAATACGCCGATACGATTCGCTATGAAAGCAGGCGTGTCTTTACATAACACGGTCGTTTTTCCAAGATATAGATCGCCGTAATGCATTAAGAAATCTACCACTTCAGCATCTGTATATTTTGTAGGAATAATTTCGAGCAAACGCAAGTAGCGTGGCGGATTGAAGAAATGCGTACCGCAAAAATGCTTTTTAAAATCATCGCTTCTGCCTTCTGCCATTAAATGGATCGGAATGCCTGAAGTATTAGACGTGATCAATGTTCCGGGCTTACGGTATTTTTCTACTTCAGAAAAAATGGATTGCTTAATGTCCAATCGCTCTACTACTACTTCAATTATCCAATCGCAGGTAGTAATATCTTTCATGTTATCAGTAAAATTCCCTGTCTTAATTTTTTTGATGACATCTTTATGATAAACAGGAGAAGGATTGCTTTTTACAGCCGTGGCTAACGCTTCGTTTACTATTTTATTCTTATCACCTTCTTTACTTTCTATATCTAGCAATAAAACCTGTAATCCAATGCCTGCAAAATGGCAGGCGATGCGGCTGCCCATAACGCCGCTACCTAATACGGCAACTTTTTTAATGATTCTTTTTGTCATACGGCAAAATAGTTAGTTAAACAACTATCGTTACCGAAGTTAGTATTTTAATTACACGAATGGAAACGAATTAGGCGAATTTTTTGTGAAGAAAAAATCTTTATCAACCTTGATTTAAAATTAACTTACTCCACTACCGCCATCAATCTGATTTTCCGGAGAAACGAAATGAAGCTTTCCGTCTTTATCCTCTGCCATTAAGATCATTCCATTGCTTTCGATGCCTTTCATTTTACGAGGAGCAAGATTGGCAACAATTACTACTTGTTTACCAATAATGTCTTCGGGTTGGTAATGCAATGCAATGCCACTTACAATAGTGCGTTTTTCAAAACCTAGATCTACTTCCAGCTTCAACAGCTTATCTGCTTTTGCAACTTTTTCCGCTGATAAAATAATTCCTGTTCGTAGATCGATCTTTGCAAAATCATCAAACTGAATAGTTGGTTTCAATGTTGCAACAGTTGCTGTTAAATTATTTGTTGATGGTTTATTTGTTTCCATCTTTTTACTTCTTTCTTTTAGTTTTTCTATTTGTGCTGCTACTTCCGCATCTTCAATTTTCCTGAATAATAATTGCGGCTCACGTAAAGAATAACCAACACTTAACAGCTTGGATTTGCCTGCATTTTCCCATTCCAGCATTTTGTCTACCACTTTCATCATGTTCAACATTTTCTTAGCAGTGAAAGGCAGGAAAGGGTTAATGAAAATGGCGAGATTGGCTGTTAACTGTAAGCATACATGCAAGCAATTATCGATTGATTTTTGAGCTTCTGTTGTCGGTTGTCTGTCATCGTTGGTTTGCTTGGCAACGATCCACGGTTGTTTATCCTGCATGTACTTATTGCCCTTTCTTGCAAGGTCAATCACTTCAAACAGTGCATCTCTAAAGCGATATTCTTCAAGCAGATTTTCAATTTTTGATTTAGAACTTTCGATAGCAGCAAACAATTCTTTATCCGCATTATCGAACACATCAGCATGCAATACCGGAACCTTTCCTTTACACAACTTGTGCATCAGCACCCAGGTTCTGTTTATAAAATTCCCGAAAATAGCTACCAGCTCACTATTCACCGCATCCTGGAAACCTTTCCAGGTAAACTCACTGTCTTTATTTTCAGGTGCGATGGTAGTTAAATAGTAGCGCAGAGAATCTATCAACATATCACCTCCGTTTTCTTTCTTCACAAAATCATCAATATAATCCTGCATTTCAATGCTCCATCCACGACTGGTACTCATCTTATCACCTTCCAAATTCATGAATTCGTTGGCAGGAACATTATCCGGCAAAATATTTCCATGAAGCTTCAACATCACAGGGAAAATAATACAATGGAAAACGATATTATCCTTACCTATAAAATGAACAAGCTTAGTGTCTTTATCATTCCAGTAAGGTTGCCAATCTTTATTATTATCTAAAGCCCATTGCTTGGTAGCGCTGATATAACCGATCGGCGCATCAAACCAAACATACAATACTTTGCCTTGTGCATCTGTTAGTGGCACTTTTATTCCCCAATCCAGATCCCTTGTAACAGCACGAGGTTGTAAACCTGCATCCAGCCAGCTTTTACATTGTCCCAATACATTTGTTTTCCAGTCTTCTCTATGTTCCGCTAATACCCAATTTTTTAAGAACTCTTCGTGTTTGTTTAACGGCAAGTACCAATGCTTGGTTTGTTTTTTTATAGGAGGATTACCGCTTAATGTACTGCGTGGATTTATCAATTGCTCCGGACTTAAAGATGTTCCGCAACGTTCACATTGATCACCATACGCATTTTCGTTTGCACAAACCGGGCAAGTGCCCACAATATATCTATCTGCTAAAAATGTTTTTGCTTCTTCATCGTAGAATTGTTCAGTTTCTTTTATCTCTAGTTCACCTTTATCATTTAGAGCTGTAAAAAACTCCTTGGCTGTTTCATGATGAATAGGAGATGAGGTACGATGATAGATATCGAATGAGATGCCCAGATCGCCCATATTACTTTTCAGTATCTCATGGTATTTATCTACAATTTCTTTTGGCGTAGTTTTTTCTTTCATCGCCTGGATGGTAATAGCAGCACCATGTTCATCGCTGCCGCATACATATACAACGTCTCGCTTTTGTGCACGCAGGTAACGTACATAAGTATCCGCAGGTAAATAAGCGCCTGCTAAATGCCCGATATGCTTAAGCCCGTTCGCATAAGGAAGGGCTGATGTTATTAAGTATCTCTTAGGTTGTTTCATCGGCTGCAAAAATACTTGATAGCAGATTACTAAAAAATAAAAAAGCCATCACAGACGTGACGGCTTCGCTTGCTTACGAACAAAACAGAACTACCTGTTTATTTTGCTTATTGACGATTGCAGACGGGTTGTCGGAATTTCTTCAAATTGTAATCCTGTTATTTCGGTATTATTTATAATGGCTTCCTTTTTAGCCAAGACTGTTTTACCTTTTTT
The Ferruginibacter albus DNA segment above includes these coding regions:
- a CDS encoding 3-hydroxyacyl-CoA dehydrogenase/enoyl-CoA hydratase family protein gives rise to the protein MTKRIIKKVAVLGSGVMGSRIACHFAGIGLQVLLLDIESKEGDKNKIVNEALATAVKSNPSPVYHKDVIKKIKTGNFTDNMKDITTCDWIIEVVVERLDIKQSIFSEVEKYRKPGTLITSNTSGIPIHLMAEGRSDDFKKHFCGTHFFNPPRYLRLLEIIPTKYTDAEVVDFLMHYGDLYLGKTTVLCKDTPAFIANRIGVFSIMSIFKLIDALQLSIDEVDALTGTIIGRPKSATFRTADVVGIDTLVKVAKGVHDNCPDDEAKEIFTIPSWLNKMVENSWLGDKTKQGFFKKIKNASGESEILTLDLKTFEYKPRTKAKFATVETAKPIDELKTRIKTLFVGQDKAGEFYRQFHSNLFSYISHRIPEISDELYRLDDAMMAGFGWEIGAFETWDALGVTKTTEAMKAAGFKISPWVEEMLAKGITSFYKVENGKRLYYDVRSKAYKPIPGGEAFIVMKNFENDTVWKNSACRTYHLGNDVLGLEWYTKMGTIGGEVLEGISKSVSLAEEKYKGLVIANSGNNFSAGANVGIFFMYAVEQEFDELDMAVRTFQNTMMKVRYSSIPVVVAPHGLTLGGACELNLHADKIIPAAETYIGMVEVGVGVIPAGGGSKEFALRAADEMHHNEPETITLMNRFITIATAKVSTSAQEAFDLGIYKKDRDIVCINQSRRIAEAKKAVIELFDDGYVAPAPRNDIKVLGRSALGALYAGINGMWRGNCATDHDVLITKKLAYVMCGGDLSEQSVVSEQYLLDLERQAFLSLCGEKKTLERIQSVLKGGKPVRN
- the metG gene encoding methionine--tRNA ligase; this translates as MQPMKQPKRYLITSALPYANGLKHIGHLAGAYLPADTYVRYLRAQKRDVVYVCGSDEHGAAITIQAMKEKTTPKEIVDKYHEILKSNMGDLGISFDIYHRTSSPIHHETAKEFFTALNDKGELEIKETEQFYDEEAKTFLADRYIVGTCPVCANENAYGDQCERCGTSLSPEQLINPRSTLSGNPPIKKQTKHWYLPLNKHEEFLKNWVLAEHREDWKTNVLGQCKSWLDAGLQPRAVTRDLDWGIKVPLTDAQGKVLYVWFDAPIGYISATKQWALDNNKDWQPYWNDKDTKLVHFIGKDNIVFHCIIFPVMLKLHGNILPDNVPANEFMNLEGDKMSTSRGWSIEMQDYIDDFVKKENGGDMLIDSLRYYLTTIAPENKDSEFTWKGFQDAVNSELVAIFGNFINRTWVLMHKLCKGKVPVLHADVFDNADKELFAAIESSKSKIENLLEEYRFRDALFEVIDLARKGNKYMQDKQPWIVAKQTNDDRQPTTEAQKSIDNCLHVCLQLTANLAIFINPFLPFTAKKMLNMMKVVDKMLEWENAGKSKLLSVGYSLREPQLLFRKIEDAEVAAQIEKLKERSKKMETNKPSTNNLTATVATLKPTIQFDDFAKIDLRTGIILSAEKVAKADKLLKLEVDLGFEKRTIVSGIALHYQPEDIIGKQVVIVANLAPRKMKGIESNGMILMAEDKDGKLHFVSPENQIDGGSGVS